The following proteins are encoded in a genomic region of Primulina huaijiensis isolate GDHJ02 chromosome 3, ASM1229523v2, whole genome shotgun sequence:
- the LOC140973447 gene encoding uncharacterized protein yields the protein MPMPRQFLNDAPKFFHLHRKYRCYFFYFLLFLLQVLAQNPVTASKSEVAVLFSWIHSSSVTSSALSNWNSRDSDPCKWSYITCSSDNFVTGINIQSIQLAIPFPSNLSSLRFLERVTVSGANLTGTIPVDIGDCLYLKAIDVSSNSLVGSIPSTLGNLKNLEELTLNSNQLTGKIPPELGNCSSLTSLLLFDNRLSGSIPVELGNLAGLEILRAGGNQDINGVIPDELGNNQNLQVLGLADTKISGAIPASLGKLKKLQVLSLYTTMLSGEIPPELGNCSELVDLYLYENSLSGSLPKELGKLPKLEKLLLWQNSFVGAIPEEIGDCRNLVILDVSLNFLTGSIPETFGKLTALEELMLSSNNVSGTVPAVISNATSLIQFQIDSNQISGSIPSELGSLTQLQVFFAWDNKLEGSIPATLSGCQSLQALDLSRNALTGSIPPSLFQLRNLTKLLLIFNDISGSLPPEIGDCKSLTRLRLSGNKITGSIPKEIGFLTNLSFLDLSSNHLTGSMPDEIGNCGELQMLNLAGNSLTGNVPGSMSTLSKLEVLDVSTNQFSGPIPGSFGELFSLNRLSLGSNSFSGPIPSTLGRCSRLQLLDLSQNQLFGSIPVEIFEIEALEIALNLSWNSLTGEIPPQIVALNKLSVLDLSHNMLGGDLMSLSGLVNLVSLNISYNNFTGLLPDNKLFRQLSSTELTGNQGLCTRGHDSCFLSNAQGMGLPGDRSIRRSWQLKLAIALLSVVTAALAILGIAAVLRVRRISKNTDSELGGPDSVSWKFTPFQKLTFSVEQVLGCLVESNTIGKGCSGIVYRAELDNGEVIAVKKLWPTAVQTGYNCQNDRLDGNSIRDSFSTEVKTLGSIRHKNIVKFLGCCWNQNTRLLMYDYMPNGSLGSLLHEKSVACLNWDVRYRIILGAAQGLAYLHHDCVPPIVHRDIKATNILIGLDFEPYIADFGLAKLVDDGNFVRSSNTVAGSYGYIAPEYGYRMKITERSDVYSFGVVVLEVLTGKQPIDPTIPEGLHIVDWVRQKRGGTEVLDPSLHPRPDPEIQEMMQTLGVAMLCVHPSPEDRPTMKDIAAMLKEIRHERDEICKQLDHIPIKGSKVSDAEENTVSGEGPSCKVKSLYFQSNNSSFSASSLLNSASSMAKFGVRKQ from the exons ATGCCAATGCCGAGGCAATTCTTGAACGACGCCCCGAAATTCTTCCATCTTCACCGCAAGTACCGTTGCTATTTCTTCTATTTCCTCCTTTTCTTGCTCCAAGTTCTTGCACAAAACCCCGTCACCGCTTCAAAAAGTGAAGTTGctgttttattttcttggattcATTCTTCTTCAGTGACTTCTTCTGCTCTGTCAAATTGGAACTCACGAGATTCTGACCCTTGTAAATGGTCTTACATTACTTGTTCTTCTGATAATTTTGTCACGGGAATAAATATTCAGTCTATTCAGCTCGCTATTCCTTTTCCTTCGAATCTTTCATCCCTCCGATTTCTGGAAAGGGTCACCGTTTCCGGGGCTAATCTTACTGGAACAATCCCAGTTGATATTGGAGACTGTCTCTATCTTAAAGCAATCGATGTCAGTTCAAACAGTCTTGTGGGGAGCATTCCTTCAACTCTCGGGAACCTTAAAAACCTGGAGGAGTTGACATTGAATTCTAATCAGTTAACTGGAAAGATTCCACCTGAGCTAGGGAATTGCAGTAGCCTGACAAGTCTTCTATTATTTGACAACAGGCTAAGCGGGAGCATTCCTGTTGAGCTTGGAAACCTGGCAGGTTTAGAAATCTTGAGGGCTGGAGGGAATCAAGATATCAATGGAGTAATCCCCGATGAGCTTGGAAATAACCAAAATCTTCAAGTTTTGGGTTTAGCTGATACTAAAATTTCTGGCGCCATTCCAGCTTCACTGGGTAAGTTGAAGAAGCTTCAGGTTCTGTCTCTTTACACGACGATGCTTTCAGGGGAAATCCCCCCTGAGTTAGGCAATTGCTCGGAGCTTGTGGACTTGTATTTGTACGAGAACAGCCTGTCAGGCTCACTTCCGAAAGAACTAGGAAAACTTCCGAAATTGGAGAAACTGTTGCTATGGCAGAATAGTTTCGTGGGCGCTATTCCAGAAGAGATTGGTGACTGCAGAAACTTGGTGATCCTTGATGTTTCGTTGAACTTCTTGACAGGAAGCATACCGGAGACTTTTGGGAAATTGACGGCGCTTGAAGAATTAATGCTTAGTAGCAACAATGTTTCGGGCACAGTCCCTGCTGTTATTTCCAATGCCACCAGCTTGATACAGTTTCAAATCGACAGCAATCAGATTTCTGGCTCCATTCCCTCAGAACTTGGATCTTTGACTCAGCTTCAAGTTTTCTTTGCCTGGGATAACAAGCTTGAGGGAAGCATTCCTGCAACATTGTCCGGCTGCCAAAGCCTACAGGCCCTAGATTTGTCGCGCAATGCTTTGACAGGAAGCATTCCCCCGAGCCTTTTTCAGCTAAGAAATCTTACCAAGCTTCTCTTGATTTTCAACGATATATCTGGTTCTTTACCACCGGAGATAGGTGACTGCAAGTCTCTTACAAGATTGAGACTCTCTGGCAACAAAATCACCGGATCGATACCAAAAGAAATTGGATTTCTAACAAATCTGAGTTTTTTAGATCTCTCCAGCAATCATTTAACTGGATCAATGCCTGATGAGATCGGCAATTGTGGAGAACTGCAAATGCTGAATCTGGCCGGAAATTCACTCACTGGAAATGTGCCTGGTTCTATGTCTACGCTGAGTAAACTTGAGGTGTTGGATGTTTCAACGAATCAGTTTTCTGGACCAATTCCAGGGAGTTTTGGAGAACTCTTTTCTCTCAACAGGCTTTCACTTGGCAGCAATTCATTTTCAGGGCCAATCCCTTCAACCCTCGGCCGCTGTTCAAGGCTTCAGTTGCTTGACTTAAGCCAGAACCAGCTGTTTGGAAGCATCCCggttgaaatatttgaaatcgaAGCTCTTGAAATCGCTTTGAATCTCAGCTGGAATAGCTTGACAGGGGAAATCCCTCCTCAGATTGTTGCTTTGAACAAGCTTTCAGTACTTGATCTCTCCCACAATATGCTTGGAGGAGATCTGATGTCTCTTTCAGGGCTCGTAAACCTCGTTTCACTGAATATCTCTTATAACAATTTCACTGGTTTACTCCCAGATAATAAGCTGTTTCGGCAGTTAtcttcaactgaactgacaGGAAATCAAGGCCTGTGTACTCGGGGGCATGACTCATGTTTCCTGAGCAATGCACAAGGAATGGGACTGCCTGGTGACCGCAGTATTAGGCGTTCTTGGCAGCTAAAACTGGCTATTGCATTGCTGTCTGTTGTTACTGCAGCTTTGGCGATTCTTGGAATAGCAGCAGTTTTAAGGGTGAGAAGAATCAGCAAGAATACTGATTCAGAATTGGGAGGACCTGATTCTGTTTCTTGGAAATTTACACCATTTCAAAAACTGACTTTCTCCGTGGAGCAAGTTTTAGGTTGTCTTGTCGAATCCAACACAATCGGTAAGGGATGCTCGGGAATTGTCTACCGAGCAGAACTTGACAACGGTGAAGTCATTGCAGTAAAGAAGTTATGGCCAACGGCTGTACAAACCGGTTACAACTGTCAAAATGATCGGTTGGATGGTAACTCGATTCGGGATTCCTTCTCAACCGAGGTGAAGACACTTGGGTCAATCCGACACAAGAACATCGTGAAGTTCTTGGGTTGCTGTTGGAATCAGAATACGAGGTTGCTTATGTATGATTACATGCCGAATGGAAGTCTAGGAAGTCTCCTCCATGAAAAGAGTGTAGCATGCTTGAATTGGGATGTGAGGTATCGGATTATATTGGGTGCAGCTCAAGGTTTAGCTTATTTACACCACGATTGTGTTCCCCCCATCGTGCACAGAGATATCAAGGCGACTAACATTTTGATAGGTCTTGATTTTGAGCCTTATATTGCTGATTTCGGGCTTGCTAAGCTAGTTGATGATGGTAATTTTGTTCGTTCTTCTAATACAGTTGCTGGTTCCTATGGTTATATCGCTCCAG AATATGGATACAGGATGAAGATCACAGAGAGGAGCGACGTCTACAGCTTTGGAGTCGTCGTTCTTGAAGTCTTAACAGGTAAACAACCCATTGATCCCACTATACCAGAAGGCCTTCACATTGTAGATTGGGTGAGGCAAAAAAGAGGTGGAACCGAGGTGCTAGACCCCAGTTTACACCCCAGACCAGACCCCGAAATTCAAGAAATGATGCAAACTTTAGGAGTCGCGATGCTTTGCGTGCATCCTTCTCCCGAAGATCGTCCCACGATGAAGGATATAGCAgcaatgcttaaagaaataagaCATGAAAGAGATGAAATCTGTAAACAGCTTGATCATATTCCGATTAAAGGATCAAAAGTTAGTGATGCAGAAGAAAATACGGTATCCGGTGAAGGACCGTCGTGTAAGGTGAAGAGTCTATATTTTCAGAGTAACAATTCAAGCTTTTCAGCATCTTCATTGCTGAATTCAGCTTCTTCCATGGCTAAATTTGGTGTTAGGAAACAATGA